A single window of Archangium gephyra DNA harbors:
- a CDS encoding MazG nucleotide pyrophosphohydrolase domain-containing protein: protein MITLPENAAMKDYQKYIHELETMHGWLKVDLVHNCFLMGEEMGELFKAVRRYNKLFDEGQGTPTEQAKANLSEELVDVFNYLLAIANRVDVDLEQAFREKNAKNQQRTWS from the coding sequence ATGATCACGCTCCCCGAGAACGCGGCGATGAAGGACTACCAGAAGTACATCCATGAGCTCGAGACGATGCATGGATGGCTGAAGGTGGACCTGGTGCACAACTGCTTCCTCATGGGCGAGGAGATGGGAGAGCTGTTCAAGGCGGTGCGCCGCTACAACAAGCTCTTCGACGAGGGGCAGGGCACGCCCACGGAGCAGGCGAAGGCCAACCTCTCCGAGGAGCTGGTGGACGTCTTCAACTACCTGCTGGCCATCGCCAACCGGGTGGACGTGGACCTGGAGCAGGCGTTCCGCGAGAAGAACGCGAAGAACCAGCAGCGCACCTGGAGCTGA